The Erythrobacter sp. F6033 genome window below encodes:
- the flgF gene encoding flagellar basal body rod protein FlgF: MDRLIYTALTAMNAAMDRQRAVANNLANASTPGFRGEVFSVKAATVRDGSPEARAMARGSVRGADMTQGRVTSTGQPMDIAVNGEALIAYQGPDGGELYSRRGDLRVAPSGLIENGERLPVMGEGGPITVPAGFSISIAQDGTVLGSDPAAPNAPAEPLGRIKLASPDGSVLAKGIDSFLKVVGGGVLPADPTAQVTSGALEQSNVETADALVAMIEAQRAFEQRVKIISTAGELDEAGSRLMAMR; this comes from the coding sequence GTGGACCGCCTGATCTACACCGCGCTGACGGCGATGAACGCCGCAATGGACCGCCAGCGGGCCGTTGCGAACAATCTCGCCAACGCATCAACGCCCGGCTTTCGCGGAGAGGTGTTCTCCGTGAAGGCGGCGACGGTGCGAGATGGCTCACCCGAAGCGCGTGCCATGGCGCGCGGCAGCGTGCGCGGTGCGGATATGACCCAAGGCCGCGTTACGTCCACAGGTCAGCCGATGGACATCGCGGTCAATGGAGAAGCCCTGATCGCGTATCAGGGCCCAGATGGCGGGGAATTGTATTCGCGGCGCGGCGATTTGCGCGTTGCCCCTTCGGGCCTGATCGAGAATGGCGAACGTCTTCCAGTCATGGGAGAAGGTGGCCCGATAACGGTGCCTGCCGGATTTAGTATCAGCATCGCTCAGGATGGAACCGTGCTCGGGTCTGATCCGGCGGCACCCAACGCTCCTGCTGAGCCGCTGGGCCGGATCAAGCTGGCATCACCCGATGGCAGCGTGCTGGCCAAAGGCATCGACAGTTTCCTGAAAGTGGTGGGCGGCGGGGTGCTTCCCGCTGATCCGACCGCGCAGGTGACTTCGGGCGCGTTGGAGCAATCTAACGTCGAAACCGCCGATGCACTGGTTGCCATGATCGAGGCGCAGCGAGCCTTTGAACAACGGGTCAAGATCATCAGCACTGCTGGCGAACTTGATGAAGCGGGCAGCCGATTGATGGCGATGCGCTGA
- the flgG gene encoding flagellar basal-body rod protein FlgG — MPNSALHVARTGLEAQDARMRVIANNLANIGTTGFKRDRADFATLAYQEQRVAGQQSTGQTAYAVGLNLGTGVQVMGTSRIDSQGTLNTTGNTLDVALDGPGFFQVELPGGGETAYTRAGNFTLSPEGQLVTSQGYTVTPAIQIPQGVESIAIAPDGTVSASQPGSAAAVQLGQLTVASFVNPAGLRAIGDNFLVETGASGQAEVGPAGQNGRGNVRQGMLEASNVNVVEELVEMIEAQRAYEINSKMVSAVDEMLRNANQTL; from the coding sequence ATGCCAAATTCGGCTCTCCATGTCGCTCGTACAGGACTTGAAGCACAAGATGCGCGGATGCGCGTTATTGCGAACAATCTCGCCAATATTGGCACCACGGGATTTAAGCGTGATCGCGCCGATTTCGCCACACTGGCCTATCAGGAGCAACGCGTCGCCGGACAGCAATCGACCGGGCAGACCGCCTATGCTGTTGGCCTCAATCTGGGCACCGGTGTTCAGGTGATGGGCACGAGCCGGATTGATAGCCAGGGCACGCTCAACACCACTGGCAACACGCTGGATGTGGCGTTGGATGGACCCGGGTTCTTTCAGGTCGAACTGCCGGGTGGCGGCGAAACAGCTTATACCCGTGCGGGCAACTTTACTCTGTCGCCCGAGGGCCAGTTGGTCACCTCGCAAGGCTACACCGTCACGCCAGCAATTCAGATTCCTCAAGGCGTGGAGTCGATAGCCATTGCACCGGACGGCACCGTTAGCGCCTCGCAGCCCGGCAGCGCCGCGGCGGTTCAGCTCGGCCAGCTTACTGTCGCCAGCTTCGTCAATCCGGCGGGATTGCGCGCCATCGGCGACAACTTCCTCGTCGAAACCGGGGCCAGCGGTCAGGCGGAAGTCGGACCGGCAGGCCAAAACGGACGCGGTAATGTGCGTCAGGGAATGCTGGAGGCCAGCAACGTCAATGTTGTCGAGGAGCTGGTGGAGATGATCGAGGCGCAGCGCGCCTACGAGATCAATTCAAAAATGGTCAGCGCGGTCGATGAAATGCTCCGCAATGCAAACCAGACCCTCTGA
- a CDS encoding flagellar basal body L-ring protein FlgH, with translation MRIRTLTISLAAFATSACMGMGGGGPKAGFTAPPPPASPLVAITAQGEHAAPSRADNRGSIFRVGQGYAGLHVGTRARSLGDMVTIVLVENTSTSKSTTGQTNRDGGFSITPPTAGPLSFLNPNALNPAAQGSFSGGGNAAQQSQLTGTVAVTIAAIYPNGTAEVVGEKQMSLSQGKEWVQFAGRIRLIDINADNRLPSSQVANARIIYSGKGAVQQASRPGWLSRFFNFISPF, from the coding sequence ATGCGTATTCGCACACTCACAATATCACTGGCCGCATTCGCGACCTCCGCCTGTATGGGTATGGGCGGTGGAGGGCCGAAAGCGGGATTCACCGCGCCACCACCACCCGCCTCGCCTTTGGTCGCGATTACAGCGCAAGGCGAGCATGCCGCGCCTTCGCGGGCTGACAATCGCGGCTCTATCTTTCGCGTGGGGCAGGGATATGCGGGGCTGCATGTCGGAACCCGCGCCCGGTCACTGGGCGATATGGTGACCATCGTGCTGGTTGAAAACACATCGACCTCCAAAAGCACCACCGGCCAGACAAACCGCGATGGTGGGTTCTCTATCACGCCACCGACCGCCGGTCCGCTCAGCTTTCTCAATCCGAACGCCCTTAATCCTGCAGCGCAAGGTTCGTTCTCAGGTGGAGGCAATGCTGCCCAGCAAAGCCAGCTTACCGGAACCGTCGCGGTCACGATTGCCGCGATTTATCCCAATGGCACCGCAGAGGTGGTCGGAGAAAAGCAGATGTCGCTGAGTCAGGGAAAGGAATGGGTCCAATTCGCCGGACGAATCCGCCTGATCGACATCAATGCCGACAACCGCCTGCCATCGTCTCAAGTCGCCAATGCCCGGATCATCTATTCCGGCAAGGGCGCGGTGCAGCAGGCGAGCCGTCCGGGCTGGCTGTCGCGTTTCTTCAACTTCATCTCGCCGTTTTGA
- a CDS encoding flagellar hook basal-body protein, which translates to MSFFTSLGGMKNAETDLRVISHNIANAETAGFKKSNAQFSDLVANGSANDPRRTPGIGAAVSSINQDFSLGPIEQTGRSLDVSINGGGFFATANPISGDLAFTRNGNFQIDANGSLQDANGDLVQAYPVDATGTVTGTTPADATIPTTNAAGATLSSVSIARNGVVTAAYTDGTTEPVAAVALATFPAANGLRSIGQTKWEATGDSGAPVYGAPGIGNVGDLLSGTLERSNVDLAEEMVSLLTAQRNFQANARAIDTATAISQTVLNLQR; encoded by the coding sequence ATGTCCTTTTTCACTTCTCTTGGCGGTATGAAAAACGCCGAAACCGATCTGCGGGTGATCTCGCACAATATCGCCAATGCCGAGACGGCGGGCTTTAAGAAAAGCAACGCGCAGTTTAGCGATCTGGTCGCGAATGGCTCTGCCAATGATCCGCGTCGCACGCCTGGCATCGGCGCTGCGGTGTCTTCGATCAATCAGGATTTTTCGCTCGGGCCAATTGAACAGACCGGGCGCAGCCTGGACGTCTCTATCAATGGCGGCGGTTTCTTTGCCACCGCCAATCCGATTTCCGGCGATCTAGCGTTCACGCGCAATGGCAATTTTCAGATCGACGCCAACGGATCGTTGCAAGACGCCAATGGCGATCTGGTGCAGGCCTATCCGGTTGATGCAACTGGCACGGTAACCGGCACCACACCCGCCGACGCAACCATTCCGACCACCAATGCCGCTGGTGCAACGCTTTCAAGCGTGTCGATTGCCCGCAACGGCGTGGTCACCGCCGCCTATACCGATGGGACGACCGAACCGGTGGCGGCTGTCGCTCTCGCGACTTTCCCCGCTGCCAACGGTCTTCGCTCGATCGGTCAAACCAAATGGGAGGCGACCGGCGATTCCGGCGCGCCGGTCTATGGCGCACCGGGTATCGGCAATGTCGGGGACTTGCTGTCAGGCACGCTCGAACGCTCCAATGTCGACTTGGCTGAGGAAATGGTTTCGCTGCTAACCGCGCAGCGCAATTTTCAGGCCAATGCCCGCGCAATCGATACCGCTACAGCGATCTCGCAAACCGTCCTGAACCTGCAACGGTAA